From Nematostella vectensis chromosome 14, jaNemVect1.1, whole genome shotgun sequence, a single genomic window includes:
- the LOC5513785 gene encoding dehydrodolichyl diphosphate synthase complex subunit Nus1: protein MGFYKLILVFLHILLYIRAIILLVWEAFRNFTTGIFGARGNLKEIHLHSKSLQTLPSHISLVILEQAISFSDVAKLVVWCMAMGIKYISVYDHKGILKGDTAKLSSEIIYKQKEVFAKEAKRYTFVLRNSRTKFDHTLAPTQVCITVLSAEDGKQDIVEAAQEFCMSVKQKEYSPKQLDTDLFNDMLKATTGLPDPDLALKFGAVSSVMGFLPWQIRLTEFLTHQTHHNVKYSAFLQSLQKYSRCEKRFGK from the exons ATGGGGTTCTACAAActtattttagtatttttacACATTCTGCTCTACATTAGAGCAATTATTTTATTGGTTTGGGAAGCATTTCGCAATTTCACGACCGGCATTTTTGGCGCGCGTGGCAACTTGAAAGAGATTCATTTGCATTCGAAATCTCTCCAAACTCTACCTTCACACATAAGTTTAGTGATCTTAGAACAAGCGATTAGCTTCAGCGATGTAGCCAAGCTAGTAGTGTGGTGCATGGCGATGGGAATCAAGTATATAAGTGTCTACGATCATAAAG GTATACTCAAAGGTGATACTGCCAAGTTATCAAGTGAAATAATCTACAAGCAGAAAGAGGTTTTCGCAAAGGAGGCGAAACGGTATACATTCGTGCTGCGTAATAGCCGAACAAAGTTCGACCATACTCTAG CTCCTACACAAGTATGCATCACTGTATTATCTGCAGAAGACGGTAAACAGGATATAGTAGAAGCAGCACAGGAGTTCTGTATGTCAGTCAAACAGAAGGAATACTCACCAAAACAACTGGACACAGATTTATTCAATGATATGCTAAAAG caaccacaggcctcccagaCCCTGATCTAGCTCTTAAATTTGGCGCAGTTAGTAGTGTGATGGGCTTCCTTCCCTGGCAAATCAGACTCACAGAATTCCT AACACATCAAACACATCACAATGTAAAATATTCAGCATTCTTACAAAGCCTTCAAAAATACAGCAGATGTGAAAAGAGAtttggaaaataa